In the Primulina tabacum isolate GXHZ01 chromosome 15, ASM2559414v2, whole genome shotgun sequence genome, ATGAAGCTGGTTGGATCGTGGAAGAAGATGGGACCACATACAGAAAGGTACGATACAATTAACGAAAACACTCCGCCGCGTAAGGTGAAGTATTAGTTGCTCTATGGTGGCGTAGATCTTTAGACTGGAGCTGATTAGTTTAGTTCTGGAACCGTAATGACTGTTATGCTTGTAGTTTTGAGCTTCCTTCATTTCTGTGTGGTATTGTCTGCAAAAATCGCTCGACGTGGTCGTGTTGATCCGGTCAGCAGGTGCTCTTAGTAATGGGAGGGGAGAATAATATAACAATAGAATAAGATTTTTCAggtaaaaaataagaataatgtAATCTGGTTGTCATCCTCTGTGCTCTGTATTTAATTGTGACTGTAATTTTCTTAACAAAAATTTCTCCAGAGAGTATAAATACGCTAATAATGTTTTTTTTCCTGAAATATAGATATTGCAAGATATTTTTGCATAAGAAAAGACCCGTGATTCTTACTGTTCTAGGCGTACGATATAGATCACCTCAGATTTTACTTTTAGTAGTGCACGGACCTCAAAAGATTCTTGTTTCTTGCCACCACTCTCAGTCTTCTCGCTGGTTTTTTCTTTTTGGAGgaataaatgaataaatattaaataataggcAAAGTGACAAACACATGGGCCTTCTATATTTTCACTCCCTGTTTGTACAGATCCAATTGTCAGGCAATTAATTATCCGAGTTCTTTTATTCCGAACCATTGGTAACCTGACTTTTTTTTACCGTAGGTAAAAAAAATATCCACGGCTTTAACCAATAAAGTCAGTATTGATCCTGTTTGGAAAAACAAACCCTGTACGATGTTTTTCGAGGCTAAATTAGGGTTTTACCACTCGCCGTGAATGACGGCAATATCTTCACTTTTCTCTTTAGGCAAAGCCTGCAGGACTTAAGACAGTAATATATGTTGAACTCTAGTCAGTAATGCCGGCGGTCATTTCTTGCTTactttaatattttgaaattgatTTTTGGTGAACATAATACCCGGGAAGATCCAAGAGCTCAGCAGTGGTATTACAATGAAAATCTCAATACCATGAATTAACGCTCACTAAATCGTCCCTACTTCCCTTCAATCGAATGCCTAGGCCAGATCACTCCATTCTGCATTGATGTTGCAAATGCTTTAGACTAAAAAATTATTGTGGAACAGTGGGTATCAAACTTGGACTCGTCTTCATTATGGCTATACCATTTACTTAACCACAAGGCTGTTGCATGAGCATGTGGGCATGTTATGGAACGTGTTTATTTTAGTTTGAATTTTATGAGGGGGAATGCTGCTATAATGGATGACAGTATGATTTATGCTATTAAAGAAATTTTATAGGGCTGGAATAATTGCTATTTGACCGTGTTATTGGCATATCTCCATCATTATACACTTTATGGTGGGGGCGGGGGAGAATGGATTGTCTAACATGACTTGGGCTTGTCTTATTTCCATGTTTTGCAATTCGAGCTCAAAATGTTTATGGTCTGAGAACCAACAACATAAACCTACTTAAGTACAAGGATCGAGCATTGACGAGTAAGCTGTGTTAAATTATACACATTGAACTGGTGGGGAACCCATAATGTGATTGCCAGCCCATGTTGATTCCCCCCAACTGTATAGTGATGGATTCATTGTTTTACAGATTTAAGGACAAGATAAATCTTTGTGCCTTTGCATCCCTCGTTTAATATGAAATCTTTTCACAATTATCATGTTGATATGGACTAGTTGAACGGTGGATCAATGAAACCTTGTGATCAAGTTGAAGTCCCTAATGAACATATTTTGGGCTCAAGTGGACTCCACGGCTACACATGTTGTTGACCTATTTCATTGTCTTTAGCTCCTCCATGTTTGTTTTCAACCGCTTTTATCTTTTTCAGGGTTGCAAGCCTGTTGAACGAATGGACATCATGGGTTCAGCAGCAGTCAGCCCATGCTCGCCATATCAACCAAGCCCAGGAACCTCTTTCAATCCAAGCCCTGCATCGTCTTCCTTTCCTAGCCCCATCTCTACTCCTTATGCTATAAATGTCAGTAACACTGCCGACCCAAACTCTCTCATTCCATGGCTAAAAAACTTATCATCCGGGTCAGTGCCCGCTTCATCTAAGCTCCCGCATCATCTCTATATACCAGGAGGTTCTATAAGTGCTCCAGTCACCCCTCCACTGAGCTCACCAACTTCACGTACTCCTAAATTAAAAAGTAACTGGGATGAAGCAAAAACCAATTCAACATGGCCTAGTCAGCACCACCCTTTCCTACCCTATTCTACTCCCCAAAGTCCCGGTATACAAACTCCACCTGATTCAGGATGGCTTTCTGGTGTTCAAACTCCTCAAGAGGGACCTTCTTCTCCAACATTCAGCCTTGTATCAGCAAACCCGTTTGTTTTCAAAGAACCATTGTCGAATGGGGGTTCCCGTATGTGGACCCCAGGCCAAAGCGGAGCTTGCTCTCCTGCTATCACAGTAGGGTTTGACAAGACAGCTGATGTTCCAATGTCTGACGCAATTTCAGCTGAGTTTGCCTTTGGAAGCAACACCAAGGGACTAGTGAAACCTTGGGAAGGAGAGCGAATACATGATGAGTGTGTTCCCGATGATCTCGAGCTCACTCTTGGGATTTCTGGTGCTAGGTAACACACAAGCCTTTCTTCTTTTTCTAGCTTTGTTTCTGGTTGGTTGAGGACAGAATGTTTGATTTGGTGAAATTTCAGGTGATGACATGGAAAAAGGTCTTGAAACCGGTACCTATCTACGTTTGTGCTGACCGTTCTTAAAATTACTGCACACAGTAGGATCAGGTTCCTTTCTGTCTTTTCCTTTTTGTTTCACTGTTTTCTAAAAAGAATGTCTACTACAGATTATAGTATAATTAGCTTATGTAGTTAGCCTGCACATTTTTTCCCGGGCAGGGGTTTTTAATTTGGTTCACTCTTCAAATTGTTTTGATTCTTTTTTCCCTTTGAATACCGAAACATTCTGTGGTATTTAATTGTGTTGTAATTGAATGTACTTTGGACGTGAAAAGATATTTTTCTTGTACGGCTCGTCTGGCAAGTCTATGCATTTCCTGGGTTTTCCCAATCcgtaagaaaaaaaaaacaggaATTAATGATTTTACTTGCGCAAGGCTTGGTAAAAAAGGACGAGTCTAACCTGGAGTTTTATTCTTGACATGTTTGTATAATATGATACCATCTcattctaaaataaaaaaaaatattgatagatatcatttttttgttttaaaatgatATGATCTTTTGATCATttatataaaacaaaaattggGAGTAGCTTTCTCGATGTAAAGTATATTCACTCGAAAAAATGCTATGAACTTTTACGATTTGATGGTAACCAGAAGTTTTAAGTTGATTCGACATTAATAAGATCCAAATAAGGTTTAAAAAACTAATGGGACTAACAGcagaaaaatagaaataaatCAAATCGCGACACTTACAAAACTGTGTGGTAGAGAGAGAAAAAACAACGattgtatgtatatatttttctaGAAATTCAACCAATCCAAGACACAACTGAAGATCACGTGGGAGTACGATAACGAATGATGTTATTAAGTaaagattttttttagaaaaaaccCAACAAAACAATTGAATTTAACTTCGGCAAATTGCGATAactgaatttatatatatattttacacACATTAAAGCATATAAATTCCCCGTATACATCATAAATACTGTACAAATTTGAGTGTATACGACTAAAAGAATCAAACTATGAGAAACCAATCCAGATCAATATTCACAAACTAATTCTTCACAGAGAAGAATATACCCACGCCCCTTGATCTTGGGATGGCAAACTAAATTGCTTACATATGCACTCACCTTCCAATCTCCATATACATCTCATCCAATGCACGATAAAGCGTGGCAGCAGCAGGTGGTCGTGGCAATGAACCACAAAGAATTTCGGAAGCATTTATGAACTGGCTACCGTAAAACCTTGAATTTTCTCGTGCACGAGTTGTGACAACACTCCCTTCCAAAGAACATCCGATAAAAGCACCTACAGAGCAAGCAGTGAATTTTGTCATTGAATTTTGTCATGCACATCCCATACAGCACACTTCAGAGATGTCGAAACAAGGAGGATAAAAGAAAACCTTTACTACAGCTATATGAATAACAAGCAGCATGTGCATCGGGACCAGCTCTTATATCAGCTTCTGCAGTGCGTCCGATAATTCCTATTGCTGCACTCAGACCAGCTCCAATCGAGAGATGTGCATGACTACAAAAGGTTTTTACAGCATCATTTGTCCTCAGTACAATAATGAAGTCCGTCAACTCTCCACCAGCCTGCAAGGGAAATCAATACAAGGATATCACAACACAAATGTTATGATACGAGGAAACTTATGAATTTCTTAAAGCTTTCATTATGGTAAAACCACACAAACTTAAATCATCTGGCATTTATAAGCATACATTAATCTTCCAAAGAACAAACTGATACAGCCAAAAGCTGGCAATCAACTTTATGAACCGGTAAGAAAAATGACTGCATAATCTCCCATCCATAAATTGTTAAAAACTATTCCAGCAGTTACCAAAA is a window encoding:
- the LOC142526667 gene encoding BES1/BZR1 homolog protein 4-like isoform X1; translated protein: MTSGSRLPTWKERENNKRRERRRRAIAAKIFSGLRLYGNYKLPKHCDNNEVLKALCNEAGWIVEEDGTTYRKGCKPVERMDIMGSAAVSPCSPYQPSPGTSFNPSPASSSFPSPISTPYAINVSNTADPNSLIPWLKNLSSGSVPASSKLPHHLYIPGGSISAPVTPPLSSPTSRTPKLKSNWDEAKTNSTWPSQHHPFLPYSTPQSPGIQTPPDSGWLSGVQTPQEGPSSPTFSLVSANPFVFKEPLSNGGSRMWTPGQSGACSPAITVGFDKTADVPMSDAISAEFAFGSNTKGLVKPWEGERIHDECVPDDLELTLGISGAR
- the LOC142526667 gene encoding BES1/BZR1 homolog protein 4-like isoform X2, which encodes MTSGSRLPTWKERENNKRRERRRRAIAAKIFSGLRLYGNYKLPKHCDNNEVLKALCNEAGWIVEEDGTTYRKGCKPVERMDIMGSAAVSPCSPYQPSPGTSFNPSPASSSFPSPISTPYAINVSNTADPNSLIPWLKNLSSGSVPASSKLPHHLYIPGGSISAPVTPPLSSPTSRTPKLKSNWDEAKTNSTWPSQHHPFLPYSTPQSPGIQTPPDSGWLSGVQTPQEGPSSPTFSLVSANPFVFKEPLSNGGSRMWTPGQSGACSPAITVGFDKTADVPMSDAISAEFAFGSNTKGLVKPWEGERIHDECVPDDLELTLGISGAR